The stretch of DNA ACATCCATATATAATAGTATTAAAACCCTCACAGGTTCgcatataaatacaaaataaatcaaattcaaGATATTTGCATTGAACTACATAATTACATTGGCACTAGCAAGCACACCAAAATTTATTTGTCTCGTTTTCCCTTCACCGATGTATGAGTGTGATCAAATTGATTAACGAAGCATTTCAGGTCTAACAACATCCCAAGAGGGGTCACGCTCTCGTGACCTTTCGAATTAGCCAATACAATTGTTACTTTTAAGGAACGAAATAGTTTGCAAGAGCGGTCAGAATCATTTTTGTGTACGTAGTAATTTCACACAATGTGCATTACAATGCATATGTGTGTTTGGAAGAAATGTCATTTCATGGAGAAAATAAATTGACTGAAGTACAGGGCGTACAAAGGTCACCAGCAcgtgacctctaatgggatgttgtcagaatcTCTATGAAACAGAGTAATAAAAAGAATATGTACTTTATGACAAAAACATTACAATTTGTATCTTGTATTGATATCAATCGGAACTCCTAGGGCATTTTTCAAAGAACCTTCGTTTATGGAAAGTGCGGAAAGTTACCGATTGGTATGGATATCACATTCAACATTTAGCACTGTACTGCCATTTAGGTTACGACATATTCATACTACAGATTAACAATAATCTGttcaattcaaaatatgaaaaatattttgacctAGATCAACTATGAAAAACGTAAATATAGAAATTACAACAATGCTGTAGTCCCTACAACTGAAATTGTTGACTTTCAAAAGAATACATGCATACTTCTTAATATCTAATGAGGTTGCACGTGCCGGTGTAACGTGAAGAAGTTTCCCGGGTAGAAAATGTACCCGGATCGATATTCTTTGCCGGTAATCTAAAagctaaaattcatttttttttttacagaacgTGAAAAGCGTTGAGGCAAGTATGTGTCGAACGAATTTCTAAAAACTATACACGtgaaacatatataatactGATTTGGCCTCATAACTTACACCTACAAATGTAACACCATCAGTAATTGACTAAAGTCCTATGTTTTCCAAACCCATGGATTTTCTGCTTCCCTTCGCTCTCTCTTCGTCATTGGCACTTTGGCTTTGGCCTTGGCGATTTCCGCCGGTGTTGGAACTAATTGTTTGATTTCCTGCGTCATCTGCATAGAAAACCGGAGATTTTTCATGTCCATGTTGCTCATTTCCCCGACTCCGTATCGGTTACATCTCGGATAGCCACACTCCATTGTAGAAGGCGAGACGGAAATAAACAATAGTCTATCCAGGAATTCTACCGGTTCACAACTTGTTGTATACTTCAGGACGCCTTCCGATAACTCACGCACACCGGAAGTGATCTCTGAACTGCTCAGGATCTCCATTTGTGGTGGAAACTTCTCGCGCAGCATCGAGTACCACTTCCGTTTCGGCACAATCACCGGAAGGCACTCTAACTCCCATTGAACGTCCAGTTTGCATGCTTGTAGTGCGTTTATAATGTCCATATATGGCGTTTCGTTTTCCTCAACTCTTTGCTGAGCATCTTTGAAAACCGGAAGTGTTGTTATATTCCCGGGACGGTGGATTATCAGCAGTTTTCCTTGTTTTGAAAGACATTTCATGATATTCTCAAACACATCAATGGGGTTCTCAAAGTAACGTATTGCATCTATTATGATCACTTTGTCAAACTGGGGTTTATTTGTGTCTCGACTTTTGGCCAGCTGCCGGAAGTACTCCTCAGCTCCGACATGCGCAACTCGTATGGAGAGAACTTTCTCCGTGTCGGTTTCAAGGTAACTATAGTGACCGGGAATGACCGACATTGCGGGCTCCAGAAGACAGAATTTGTCCACTATCCTTTGAGCGAAG from Argopecten irradians isolate NY chromosome 15, Ai_NY, whole genome shotgun sequence encodes:
- the LOC138308974 gene encoding uncharacterized protein; the encoded protein is MASSFLGPETPRPLSVATEGYQNRYHIPQLGDSEKYVFGGQYDEKLFTLIHKYLELGTTDRFCYIGDSKGSFAQRIVDKFCLLEPAMSVIPGHYSYLETDTEKVLSIRVAHVGAEEYFRQLAKSRDTNKPQFDKVIIIDAIRYFENPIDVFENIMKCLSKQGKLLIIHRPGNITTLPVFKDAQQRVEENETPYMDIINALQACKLDVQWELECLPVIVPKRKWYSMLREKFPPQMEILSSSEITSGVRELSEGVLKYTTSCEPVEFLDRLLFISVSPSTMECGYPRCNRYGVGEMSNMDMKNLRFSMQMTQEIKQLVPTPAEIAKAKAKVPMTKRERREAENPWVWKT